Below is a genomic region from Methanoregula sp..
ATTGCACACATTGCGAAAAAATACGGCACGGGCACGGTTCACTGCACCACCCGCCAGACCCTGGAGATCCCGCATGTCAATCCGGTTCTGCTAAAAAAAGTCGAAAAAGCGCTTGCAAAGAACGAAACCCCGGTTGGTTCGGAAAAAGATGAGATTGTCAATATCATCGCATGTCCCGGGATTGAGCGCTGCAAATTTGCAAATATCGACACCATCAGTCTCGCAAAAAAAATCGACCAGAAATTATTTGGCAAGGAGATGCCGGTAAAGATGCGCATCGCTTTGTCGGCCTGCCCGAATGCCTGCACAAGTCCCATGCTCAACGAGATCGGTGTCATTGGGAGAGTTCGCCCCTTAAGGACTCCCGGTCTCTGTACCGGGTGCGGGACCTGCGTCGAGTATTGCAAAGAGAAGGCGATACGGATTAAAAACGGCATCTCGATACTCGATGAAACGAAATGTGTCGAGTGCGGGGTATGCATCCAGTCCTGCCATTTTGATCTCCTGAAAGCGGAACACCGGCATTTTCTCATCACGGTTGGCGGGAGGAGAGGGAGACATCCCCGGATCGGCAGGGTACTGTTGACGGTAGAGACTGAAGAAGAGGTGCTGACAACCATTGATAAAATAGTCAACTGGGTGTACCGCCGTGCCTGGAGCGGAAGGCTCCTGTCAGAGCAGCTCGATGAACTCCATTTCGAAAAATTCCGGCAGGATATTATTACCCAGGCAAAACCTGCGGCAAACAATACTTCAGCAAAAACACGATAAGGGTGCAGGGTCCCTCTTTTTTTAAAATCGACAGATGGATAATAAAAAAAAAGAGATTTGGTGTTTATCGTCCGTAACATGCAATGGACTGATCCAGAAAGGATAAAGATTGCAAAAATCATTCAACTGTTAGAACGAAACCAGAAGTTTAGCAAAATAGTTGATCATGATTGATTGCCAGCAAGTTATCCGCCCTGTAATGGCTGAACCCAGAAGCATACCCGTACGTGAGCCAGGCCCCTGATAACCGTGTCCGATACTTCCCTGCCACCCCTGCGATTCAACCTCTCCGAGCTGGCGGGATCGCTCGGGGATTTCGGGACGATCATCCCGCTCATCCTTGCCGTTGCGCTGGTCTCGGATGTCAATGCCCGGTATATCCTCCTCTTCTTTGGGATCTGGTTCATTCTCACCGGCCTGTATTACCGTCTGCCTATTCCGCTGGAGCCAATGAAGGCAGTTGCGGTGATCGTTATCGCCGGCTCCATCAGCAGCGGGGAGATCGCGGCAGCCGGTATTATCCTCGGGGTCATATTTCTCGTACTCGGCTATGGCCGGTTCTTCGCAGTTATCGAAAAATGGGTACCGCAGAGTGTTGTGCGGGGAATCCAGCTCGGCTTGGCGCTGCTCCTGTTCCGCTCATCCCTGGGGTTCGTGGTGAAGGATCCCCTGTTCTTTATGATTGGTATCGGCATCATCGCCGGCTTTTACCTCCTTGCACGCTACCGGTCGATCCCGGACCTCTCTGCGATCGTGGTCATAGGTGTTGGTCTTGTCGCAGGAATCGCACTATCTGGTGTTCCTCCCCTCAGCCTGATCCCGGCCCCGCAGCTTGTGATTCCCGTGCCTGCGGATTTCTCATCTGCTTTTTCAACCCTGGTGCTACCCCAGGTTGTTCTTACCATCACCAATGCCATCCTTGCAACCACTCTCCTGACAAAAGATCTGTTCAAGCAGGATGTCCCGCCAAAGAAATTCTCGACAAGCATTGGTCTTATGAACATCTTCTCCGTCCCGTTCGGCGGATTTCCGATGTGCCATGGAGCCGGAGGGATGGCCGGGCAGTACCGGTACGGCGCACGGACCGGGGGGGCAAATGTGTATGCGGGCCTGATCTTCATCATCCTCGCCCTTTTCTTTTCCTCACCGCAGGTCCTCTCTATCATCGCGGTTGGTGTGCTCGGGGCACTCCTTATCTTTGTCGGGATCGAGATGAGCCGGCACAGTTTTAAGACTGATTCCCTCATTGTCACAGGGGTCATCGGGATCCTCGCGCTGGTCAGCTCGATGACGCTGGCTTTTATTGTGGGGATGGTCCTTGCGTATAGTGCCGATTTGATTAAGAAGAAGGGTTCACAGGATATCAACTGATATTTTCTGTCTTCTTTCAAGATAGGAAAATATTCAGGGCATCTGCATTTTGTCATGAAAATTTTTAAAATCTGTTGACGATAGTGCAAACACATAGAAATTGAGTTTGGAGAGCAATATTTTCATTGCTCTGGTGCGAAGTCTTTGGCTTCATGCGGGTTTTTTTAAAAAAAAGGATTAGTTTGTCCCGGGTGCACGGACTGCCGTGGTTACCGCTGCCGTTGTTGCAGCGGGAGATGCTGCAGAAGATGCACCGGTTGCTGAAGCGGTTGCCGGTGCAATCGCGGTTGCCGGCGTGCTGTAATCCCCTACCCATCCTGCTGTTGCAGTCGGAACTTCGACGCTCATGGGGATGAAGAGGGCCTTTCCGTACTTGTCGACTCCAAAGCTGCCGATGTCCTTCTGGGTCTGCGGGTCAATGAGGAAGTTGACGAAGTTGTTAGCCATCTTGATCTTATCAGCAGGTTGCTTGTCGTTGTAGACGGTCATCACGCTGTAGATGTTCAACAGGCTTGCACCTTTGCTGACAACCGGTACCAGGTTGAGGTTGGTCTTGTACGCAAGGAATGTTCCTTCATCGGTCAGCGTGTAAGCGCCTTTCTCGCTTGCCATCTGGAGGGTCTCTCCCATTCCCTTGCCGGCTTCTATGTACCAGTCCCCGGATTTCTGGACCTGTGTTGTGTAGTTGTATCCGGCCTTGGACCAGACGGTCTTCTCAGCAGAGTGAGTGCCGGAACCATCGCCACGGGATATGAAGTAAATACCTGCCGTCTTGTTGGTGCCTTTCAGGCGCAGCGTTGTCATTGCTTTCTCGGGAGTCATATTCTTGATCCCTGCGGGATCATTTGCCGGGCCTACAATAATAAATGAGTTTGAGGCAAACGAGCGCCGGTTCAGGCCATAGCCGTTTTTCATGAATGTCAGTTCCTGGCTTGGCGAGTGAACGAGCAGGACATCGGCGTCACCGCGCTGGGCCAGCT
It encodes:
- a CDS encoding putative sulfate/molybdate transporter, yielding MSDTSLPPLRFNLSELAGSLGDFGTIIPLILAVALVSDVNARYILLFFGIWFILTGLYYRLPIPLEPMKAVAVIVIAGSISSGEIAAAGIILGVIFLVLGYGRFFAVIEKWVPQSVVRGIQLGLALLLFRSSLGFVVKDPLFFMIGIGIIAGFYLLARYRSIPDLSAIVVIGVGLVAGIALSGVPPLSLIPAPQLVIPVPADFSSAFSTLVLPQVVLTITNAILATTLLTKDLFKQDVPPKKFSTSIGLMNIFSVPFGGFPMCHGAGGMAGQYRYGARTGGANVYAGLIFIILALFFSSPQVLSIIAVGVLGALLIFVGIEMSRHSFKTDSLIVTGVIGILALVSSMTLAFIVGMVLAYSADLIKKKGSQDIN
- a CDS encoding 4Fe-4S dicluster domain-containing protein, giving the protein MRTDFGIHMKGGVITERDADFCTIRIRAPAGIFSVEQIRGIAHIAKKYGTGTVHCTTRQTLEIPHVNPVLLKKVEKALAKNETPVGSEKDEIVNIIACPGIERCKFANIDTISLAKKIDQKLFGKEMPVKMRIALSACPNACTSPMLNEIGVIGRVRPLRTPGLCTGCGTCVEYCKEKAIRIKNGISILDETKCVECGVCIQSCHFDLLKAEHRHFLITVGGRRGRHPRIGRVLLTVETEEEVLTTIDKIVNWVYRRAWSGRLLSEQLDELHFEKFRQDIITQAKPAANNTSAKTR
- a CDS encoding substrate-binding domain-containing protein — encoded protein: MTKNVHVGLIAAVCVLLLLATCFAGCTSQTPATPATPTAVATAAAPQTLLIATTTSLYDTKLLDYLQPIFEKKYNVQLKITSQGTGKAIELAQRGDADVLLVHSPSQELTFMKNGYGLNRRSFASNSFIIVGPANDPAGIKNMTPEKAMTTLRLKGTNKTAGIYFISRGDGSGTHSAEKTVWSKAGYNYTTQVQKSGDWYIEAGKGMGETLQMASEKGAYTLTDEGTFLAYKTNLNLVPVVSKGASLLNIYSVMTVYNDKQPADKIKMANNFVNFLIDPQTQKDIGSFGVDKYGKALFIPMSVEVPTATAGWVGDYSTPATAIAPATASATGASSAASPAATTAAVTTAVRAPGTN